One window of Nymphaea colorata isolate Beijing-Zhang1983 chromosome 1, ASM883128v2, whole genome shotgun sequence genomic DNA carries:
- the LOC116245865 gene encoding uncharacterized protein LOC116245865 — translation MDKKRVAVPLVCHGHSRPVVDLFYSPVTPDGYFLISASKDSSPMLRNGETGDWIGTFEGHKGAVWSCCLDTNALRAASGSADFTAKIWDALTGDELHSFEHKHIVRACAFSEDTKHLLTGGYEKVLRIFDLNRPDAAPREVDYSPGSVRTVAWLHNDQTILSSCTDISGVRLWDVRSGKIVRTLATESPVTSAEVSRDGHYIVTADGHSVKFWDANHFGVVKSYTMPCTVESASLEPKNGSTFVAGGEDMWLHLFDFHTGEEIACNKGHHGPVHCVRFSPGGESYASGSEDGTIRIWQTAPTGIDDNGTCLANGANDKLKVGAAEASESIEGFHLSGDRQVEGKADKLNGA, via the exons ATGGATAAGAAGAGAGTTGCTGTTCCCCTTGTTTGCCATGGCCACTCCAGACCAGTCGTTGACTTGTTTTACAGTCCAGTTACGCCCGATGGTTACTTTCTCATAAGTGCAAGCAAAG ATTCTAGTCCTATGTTGAGAAATGGGGAAACAGGAGACTGGATTGGCACCTTTGAAGGGCATAAAGGTGCTGTATGGAGCTGCTGTCTTGATACTAATGCCTTACGTGCTGCATCAGGTTCAGCTGATTTTACCGC CAAGATCTGGGATGCTCTCACTGGGGATGAATTGCACTCCTTTGAGCATAAGCATATTGTTCGGGCTTGTGCCTTTTCAGAG GACACGAAACATTTGCTTACAGGAGGATATGAGAAAGTACTTCGAATTTTTGATCTGAATCGGCCTGATGCAGCACCAAGAGAAGTGGACTATTCTCCTGGTTCTGTCAGAACTGTAGCATGGCTTCACAATGATCAGACTATATTAAGTTCTTGCACTGATATTAGTGGTGTTAG GTTGTGGGATGTCAGGAGTGGAAAGATTGTACGTACATTGGCAACTGAGTCCCCAGTAACAAGTGCTGAAGTCAGTCGTGATGGGCATTACATAGTTACTGCTGATGGTCATAGTGTCAAATTCTGGGATGCAAATCA TTTTGGTGTGGTAAAGAGTTACACGATGCCGTGCACAGTAGAGTCAGCATCGCTTGAACCAAAGAATGGGAGTACGTTTGTTGCTGGGGGAGAAGATATGTGGCTTCACCTTTTTGACTTCCATACTGGCGAGGAAATAG CATGCAACAAAGGACATCACGGACCAGTTCACTGTGTGCGTTTTTCACCTGGTGGTGAGTCTTATGCTTCGGGATCAGAAGACGGAACAATCAGAATCTGGCAGACAGCACCAACAGGCATCGATGACAATGGCACGTGCCTAGCCAATGGAGCAAATGACAAGCTGAAGGTTGGTGCTGCCGAAGCTTCAGAGAGCATTGAGGGCTTCCATCTTTCTGGAGATAGGCAGGTGGAAGGAAAGGCAGATAAGCTAAACGGTGCATAA
- the LOC116247787 gene encoding protein arginine N-methyltransferase PRMT10 encodes MQSNGASPSPLLPPQPSRGSNGAAVVDKGVDFANYFCTYAFLYHQKEMLCDRVRMDAYYNAIFYNRDRFHGKTVLDVGTGSGILAIWCAQAGARKVYAVEATKMSLHARELVKANRVEDVVEVIEGSIEDIELPEKVDVIISEWMGYFLLRESMFDSVICARDRWLKPTGAMYPSHARMWLAPIRSGLGEQKKNDYDSAMQDWYGFLDETEAYYGVDMSVLTKPFEEEQRKYYMQTSLWNNLHPQQIIGTPVVIKEIDCLTAKVDDIIAVRSEFTTKIDTDTARLCGFAGWFDVHFRGSINEPATREVELTTAPSVDNSTHWGQQVFLLHPPVRVNHGETIKAAFSMSRSRENHRLMDVEFVCQQLQPSGKSSSPITSKFYIE; translated from the exons ATGCAGAGCAACGGggcttctccttctcctcttcttcctcctcaaccTTCTCGCGGAAGCAATGGGGCGGCGGTGGTGGACAAAGGGGTGGACTTCGCCAACTACTTCTGCACCTACGCCTTCCTCTACCACCAGAAGGAGATGCTCTGCGACCGCGTCCGAATGGACGCCTACTACAACGCCATCTTCTACAACAGGGATCGCTTCCATGGCAAG ACTGTCTTAGATGTGGGCACTGGAAGTGGAATTCTTGCAATCTGGTGTGCACAGGCAGGAGCGCGAAAAGTTTATGCCGTTGAGGCAACAAAAATGTCATTACATGCCCGTGAGCTCGTGAAAGCCAATCGTGTTGAGGATGTTGTTGAAGTTATCGAGGGATCCATAGAAGATATTGAGCTGCCAGAGAAAG TTGATGTCATAATATCTGAGTGGATGGGGTATTTTCTGTTACGGGAGTCAATGTTTGATTCCGTTATTTGTGCCCGTGATCGCTGGCTGAAGCCAACAGGAGCAAT GTATCCAAGCCATGCTCGGATGTGGTTAGCACCAATCAGGTCAGGCCTGGGGGAGCAAAAAAAGAATGACTATGATTCAGCAATGCAGGACTGGTATGGTTTTCTTGATGAAACTGAAGCTTACTATGGGGTTGACATGAGTGTATTAACGAAGCCTTTTGAAGAGGAGCAAAGAAAATACTACATGCAG ACGTCGCTATGGAATAACCTTCATCCTCAACAAATAATAGGAACTCCTGTTGTGATCAAAGAAATTGATTGTCTGACGGCCAAAGTTGACGACATAATAGCAGTTCGATCAGAATTTACGACAAAAATAGATACTGATACCGCGCGACTTTGCGGATTTGCTGGGTGGTTTGATGTTCATTTCCGA GGGAGCATCAACGAACCGGCAACAAGGGAGGTGGAGTTGACAACAGCCCCTTCTGTAGACAACTCTACACATTGGGGTCAACAG GTCTTTCTCTTACACCCACCTGTTCGAGTAAATCATGGAGAAACCATAAAGGCTGCTTTCTCTATGTCCCGTTCGAGGGAAAATCATCGACTGATGGATGTTGAATTTGTCTGTCAGCAACTACAACCATCGGGGAAGTCGTCCTCACCGATCACTTCCAAGTTCTACATTGAATAA
- the LOC116266127 gene encoding membrane steroid-binding protein 1-like, whose protein sequence is MAILQLWENLKEAITVYTGLSPAAFFTILALAVAFYHVVSGLFASPAPPPRARAMEEELPPPVQLGEVTAEELRAYDGSDPKKPLLMAIKGQIYDVSRSRMFYGPGGPYALFAGKDASRALAKMSFEEQDLTGDLEGLGPFELDALQDWEYKFMSKYVKVGTIKKETNTEPESSAADVNAATDTTERSTDAEPSDEIPSVDAKPEEDNAKPRDDDAKPQEDDAEPRDAHAKPKEDASIRHEVQE, encoded by the exons ATGGCGATTTTGCAGTTGTGGGAGAACCTGAAGGAGGCTATAACAGTCTACACGGGCCTCTCCCCAGCAGCCTTTTTCACCATCTTGGCCTTGGCCGTCGCCTTTTACCATGTCGTCTCCGGGTTGTTCGCATCGCCAGCACCGCCGCCGAGGGCAAGGGCGATGGAGGAGGAGCTTCCGCCGCCGGTGCAGCTGGGGGAGGTCACTGCGGAGGAGCTTAGGGCCTACGACGGCTCCGACCCAAAGAAGCCGTTGCTCATGGCCATCAAGGGTCAGATCTACGATGTCAGCCGATCGAG AATGTTTTATGGCCCAGGAGGGCCTTATGCTCTATTTGCTGGCAAAGATGCAAGCCGGGCGCTTGCGAAGATGTCCTTTGAAGAGCAGGATCTGACTGGGGACCTCGAAGGCTTAGGTCCTTTTGAACTCGATGCCTTGCAAGACTGGGAGTACAAGTTCATGTCAAAATACGTCAAGGTTGGGACCATCAAGAAGGAAACGAATACTGAACCTGAATCTTCTGCTGCTGATGTTAACGCTGCAACTGATACCACTGAGAGGTCTACAGACGCTGAGCCATCAGATGAAATTCCATCAGTTGATGCCAAACCTGAAGAAGATAATGCCAAACCTAGAGATGACGATGCCAAACCTCAAGAAGATGATGCGGAACCTAGAGATGCTCATGCCAAACCTAAAGAAGATGCCTCCATTCGTCATGAGGTTCAAGAGTAA
- the LOC116257547 gene encoding probable DEAD-box ATP-dependent RNA helicase 48, with translation MGGGPRTFPGGLNKWQWKRMHEKKAREKEKQLLQQEKQLYEARVRSQIRSQFAGSAGVPAGGSGGAQFGAMTPEGHVNALADRFKKAGAEDLWNEDDGPLEDPVTPAEVPGPARHPSGSWVPSLSRSRGYVRSENWENSKQFASRRGFSSLSRMDTSLDCWKDRFRPTVRVSGWKWSDSFTMFGLRRIGGIFVGNGTWRDCSTLSTGRSCSNLHGDEGSMRFEMALRGNGKHSVTVGINSRNIGEINRGKCFPRQFSMSVLLEAFPAHTREDSLSWLPMVHNLCGKTICLNSIIPGRTGRISLEGLSWRYYSSFTGNSGMFKKDPSLDYRTDRGISEKDMNMAWSRSDSDEEGEADDFQEGVSTRKAFAGGVLRNHDPKRERRFPKPGEAENEFSRSIRMQLQSGDFLSRVAGGRIREKEESLLSEKRFDEYDISPLTIKALSSAGYTQLTVVQEATLSICLEGKDALVKAKTGTGKTAAFLLPAIEAVLKASPSSSEQRLHPILVLVLCPTRELASQIAAEANVMLKYHCGIGVQTLIGGTRFKDDQKRLESEPCRIIVATPGRLLDHIENRSGFSVRLMGLKMLVLDEADLLLNLGFRKDIEKVVDCVPRQRQSMLFSATIPKEVRRISQLVLKKDHVYIDTVGLGRQETHAKVSQSYIVASHEDHFQIVPCILMDHIKEEPDYKVIVFCGTAMVTSLMYHLLLGLKMHVKEIHSRKPQLYRTRISDEFRESKRLILVSSDVSARGMNYPDVTLVVQVGIPSDREQYIHRLGRTGREGKDGKGVLLLAPWEEYFLDEIKDLPIQKSMVPQIDLDLRNKVEHSLGKIDTSIKEAAYHAWLGFYNSIREIGRDKTTLVELANQFCDSIGLRRPPAMFRKTASKMGLRNVPGIQIKK, from the exons ATGGGCGGCGGTCCTAGGACGTTCCCGGGTGGGCTGAACAAATGGCAATGGAAGAGGATGCACGAGAagaaggcgagggagaaggagaagcagCTGCTCCAACAGGAGAAGCAGCTCTACGAGGCCAGGGTCCGGTCGCAGATCAGAAGCCAGTTTGCTGGGAGCGCCGGGGTGCCGGCGGGGGGATCGGGCGGGGCACAGTTTGGGGCAATGACGCCCGAAGGTCACGTGAACGCACTCGCGGATCGCTTCAAGAAGGCCGGGGCGGAGGACCTCTGGAATGAAGACGATGGACCGTTGGAGGATCCTGTTACTCCAGCGGAGGTGCCGGGTCCGGCTCGGCATCCGTCGGGGTCATGGGTGCCATCTTTGTCCAGGAGCCGTGGCTATGTCCGTTCAGAGAATTGGGAGAATTCTAAGCAATTTGCATCGCGGAGGGGGTTTTCAAGCCTTTCGCGGATGGATACCTCGTTGGATTGTTGGAAGGATCGTTTTAGGCCCACTGTCAGGGTCTCGGGATGGAAATGGAGTGATAGTTTTACTATGTTCGGTTTGCGGAGAATTGGCGGTATTTTTGTTGGAAATGGTACGTGGAGAGATTGTTCAACGCTTTCCACAGGAAGGTCTTGTTCGAATTTACACGGAGACGAAGGATCAATGCGATTCGAAATGGCATTGAGGGGTAACGGAAAGCATAGCGTCACGGTAGGGATTAACTCGAGAAACATTGGGGAGATTAATCGTGGAAAATGTTTTCCGAGGCAGTTTTCCATGTCTGTACTATTGGAAGCATTTCCAGCACATACGAGAGAAGATTCACTGTCGTGGTTGCCAATGGTTCATAATCTATGCGGGAAGACTATTTGTTTAAATTCTATTATCCCGGGGAGAACTGGTAGAATTTCTTTGGAGGGTTTGTCTTGGAGGTATTATTCGAGTTTCACGGGAAACAGTGGTATGTTTAAGAAAGATCCCTCCTTGGATTACAGAACCGATCGCGGCATATCCGAGAAGGATATGAATATGGCTTGGTCAAGGTCAGACTCTGACGAGGAAGGGGAGGCGGATGATTTTCAAGAAGGGGTTAGCACCAGGAAGGCCTTCGCTGGAGGCGTCTTGAGGAATCACGATCcaaagagggagaggagatTCCCAAAGCCAGGGGAAGCTGAAAATGAATTTTCTCGGTCCATAAGAATGCAATTGCAAAGTGGGGATTTCTTATCCAGAGTCGCGGGAGGAAGAATTCGGGAGAAGGAGGAATCATTACTCAGCGAGAAAAG ATTTGATGAATATGACATTTCTCCCTTGACAATTAAAGCACTTTCTTCAGCTGGTTATACACAATTGACAGTGGTACAAGAGGCTACACTTTCTATCTGCCTTGAAG GCAAAGATGCACTTGTTAAAGCTAAAACTGGTACAGGGAAAACTGCAGCATTTTTG CTTCCTGCAATTGAAGCAGTTCTGAAGGCTAGTCCTAGCAGTTCGGAGCAGAGACTGCACCCAATACTCGTGCTTGTTCTTTGCCCCACTCGGGAGCTTGCAAGTCAAATTGCAGCAGAGGCAAATGTTATGCTAAAATACCATTGTGGAATTGGTGTCCAAACATTAATTGGTGGAACACGCTTTAAGGATGACCAAAAGCGGCTGGAATCAGAGCCTTGTCGG ATTATTGTTGCAACTCCTGGCAGGTTATTGGATCATATTGAGAACAGATCTGGCTTTTCTGTGCGTTTGATGGGTCTCAAAATGCTTGTCCTAGATGAGGCAGACCTTCTACTGAATTTGGGATTTCGTAAAGACATAGAGAAGGTTGTTGATTGTGTTCCACGACAGAGGCAGTCAATGCTATTTTCTGCTACAATTCCCAAAGAG GTACGCAGGATTTCTCAACTGGTTTTGAAGAAGGATCATGTTTATATAGATACTGTAGGGTTGGGAAGGCAAGAGACACATGCAAAG GTTTCACAGTCGTACATAGTTGCTTCTCATGAAGATCACTTTCAGATAGTTCCTTGCATATTAATGGATCATATTAAGGAAGAGCCAGACTATAAG GTTATTGTTTTCTGTGGGACGGCAATGGTAACATCACTCATGTATCACCTCCTTCTAGGGTTAAAAATGCATGTTAAGGAAATTCATTCCCGAAAACCTCAGCTTTATCGTACTCGTATATCTGATGAATTCCGTGAATCGAAGAGGCTTATTCTTGTAAGTTCAGATGTTTCAGCACGTGGAATGAACTATCCTGATGTTACACTGGTTGTACAG GTTGGTATACCATCTGATCGTGAACAATACATTCATCGTCTTGGTCGTACGGGCCGTGAAGGGAAAGATGGTAAGGGTGTGCTGCTTCTTGCACCATGGGAGGAGTATTTCTTGGACGAAATAAAGGATCTGCCCATTCAAAAGTCCATGGTACCTCAGATAGATCTGGATCTCAGGAACAAG GTGGAGCATTCACTGGGAAAGATCGACACCAGCATCAAGGAAGCTGCATATCATGCGTGGCTTGGATTTTACAATTCCATTAGAGAAATAGGTAGAGACAAAACCACATTGGTCGAGCTTGCTAACCAGTTCTGTGATTCGATCGGCTTGAGGAGACCTCCGGCCATGTTCAGGAAGACGGCATCAAAAATGGGTTTGAGGAACGTCCCTGGAATACAAATCAAGAAATAG